A window from Fibrobacter sp. UWB11 encodes these proteins:
- a CDS encoding Na+/H+ antiporter NhaC family protein, giving the protein MQNENFEEKIKGNPIALLPVAVFLVLYLGLGITFEYILHISMGFYNIPIVAAFLIAIFVACMQNRKLNFDKKMNIMAGALGDRNIFLMILIFLCAGIFAGILGRSSASAAAYLLLDFIPAQFAVVVLFLVAAFVSTAMGTSVGTIAVVSPIAVEVAQMAGFGVPFCVATVIGGAMFGDNLSFISDTTIAATSTQGCKMKDKFHVNFIIALPAALVAVAIITAISFATEARAVAENSYSLVQLIPYVLVLALALTGINVFTVLLVGIVAASVIMVGFGPLNMMGLLQNIGNGISGMYETILVAVLVSALCGLIRIHGGFAALLDFIHKVFKGHRSGQVGVGLLVSALDIATANNTVAIVMAGPIAKQMGDEYRISPKKTASLLDIFSCVVQGILPYGAQMLVALAAISTALPDASVSAFDLIPYMFYPFLLLVSVLVFIAISPRKKKDLNE; this is encoded by the coding sequence ATGCAAAACGAAAATTTCGAAGAAAAAATCAAGGGCAACCCGATTGCCCTTTTGCCGGTCGCCGTGTTCTTGGTTCTTTATTTGGGCCTTGGCATTACGTTCGAATACATTCTCCATATTTCGATGGGCTTCTATAACATTCCCATCGTAGCTGCATTCTTGATTGCGATTTTTGTCGCATGCATGCAGAACCGCAAATTGAATTTTGACAAGAAGATGAACATCATGGCGGGAGCGCTGGGCGACCGCAACATATTCTTGATGATTCTCATCTTTCTTTGCGCGGGCATCTTTGCGGGGATTCTCGGGCGTTCGAGCGCTTCGGCGGCTGCTTATTTGCTGCTGGATTTTATCCCGGCGCAGTTTGCGGTTGTGGTGCTGTTCCTGGTGGCTGCGTTTGTCTCTACAGCGATGGGAACCTCGGTAGGTACGATTGCTGTTGTTTCGCCGATTGCTGTTGAGGTGGCCCAGATGGCGGGCTTCGGTGTCCCGTTCTGCGTGGCGACGGTGATTGGTGGCGCAATGTTTGGCGACAACTTGAGCTTTATTTCGGATACGACGATTGCGGCAACTTCGACGCAGGGCTGCAAGATGAAGGACAAGTTCCATGTGAACTTTATTATTGCGCTCCCGGCGGCGCTTGTGGCGGTGGCGATTATTACAGCGATTTCGTTTGCGACGGAAGCTCGTGCGGTTGCCGAAAATTCCTACAGTCTGGTGCAGCTGATTCCGTACGTTTTGGTGTTGGCGCTTGCGCTTACGGGCATTAACGTGTTTACGGTGTTACTTGTTGGCATTGTCGCTGCTTCTGTCATCATGGTCGGTTTTGGCCCGCTCAATATGATGGGGCTTTTGCAGAACATCGGAAACGGCATTTCGGGCATGTATGAGACGATTCTTGTGGCGGTGCTGGTGAGCGCCTTGTGCGGGCTTATTCGCATTCATGGCGGTTTTGCGGCTCTGCTCGATTTTATCCATAAGGTGTTCAAGGGACACCGTAGCGGGCAAGTAGGTGTTGGCCTTTTGGTGAGTGCGCTCGATATTGCTACGGCGAACAACACGGTCGCTATTGTGATGGCAGGCCCGATTGCAAAGCAGATGGGCGATGAATACCGCATTTCTCCTAAGAAGACGGCTTCGCTTTTGGATATTTTCAGTTGCGTGGTGCAGGGCATTTTGCCTTACGGTGCGCAGATGTTGGTGGCGCTTGCCGCAATTTCCACGGCCTTGCCGGATGCAAGCGTGAGCGCTTTCGACTTGATTCCATATATGTTCTATCCGTTCTTGTTGCTCGTTAGCGTGCTCGTATTCATTGCGATTTCGCCTCGCAAGAAAAAGGACTTGAACGAATAA
- a CDS encoding thioredoxin domain-containing protein — MKRLSFIGMAILVSSLVACNQASAGGSFNQQARLDSLEKDFKQVKEEFEIIKYALDKRGISLEQARAEMEADNKVWDIPDEDSPIFGNSKNPKLTIVEFTEFQCPYCSRIAPAMQELNKKYPNEIKFVYKHFPLSFHSNAKAAAASSIAAQKQGKFWEYRYALAPHSRELGDSIYIAVAKEIGLNIEQFKKDMVLDSAMNARIDKDFQLGVKVGVQGTPNFYINGKRQDRFSPELVEKMLKEAK, encoded by the coding sequence ATGAAACGTCTCTCTTTTATTGGTATGGCTATTTTGGTCTCCAGCCTCGTCGCTTGCAATCAAGCTTCCGCTGGTGGTTCGTTCAACCAGCAGGCTCGCTTGGACAGCCTCGAAAAGGATTTCAAGCAGGTCAAGGAAGAATTCGAAATCATCAAGTACGCTCTTGACAAGCGCGGAATCTCTCTTGAACAGGCTCGCGCCGAAATGGAAGCCGACAACAAGGTTTGGGACATTCCTGATGAAGATAGCCCGATCTTCGGTAACTCCAAGAACCCGAAGCTCACGATTGTCGAATTCACTGAATTCCAGTGCCCGTACTGCTCTCGCATTGCTCCGGCTATGCAGGAACTCAACAAGAAGTACCCGAACGAAATCAAGTTCGTTTACAAGCACTTCCCGCTGAGCTTCCACTCCAACGCCAAGGCTGCTGCAGCTTCTTCTATTGCTGCTCAGAAGCAGGGCAAGTTCTGGGAATACCGTTATGCTCTCGCACCGCATTCCCGCGAACTCGGTGATTCCATCTACATCGCTGTAGCTAAGGAAATTGGCCTCAACATCGAACAGTTCAAGAAGGACATGGTTCTCGATTCTGCTATGAACGCTCGCATCGACAAGGACTTCCAGTTGGGTGTCAAGGTCGGCGTTCAGGGAACTCCGAACTTCTACATCAACGGCAAGCGTCAAGACCGCTTCAGCCCGGAACTCGTCGAAAAGATGTTGAAGGAAGCTAAGTAA
- a CDS encoding carbohydrate binding domain-containing protein, translated as MIKQSLKVASLAVLGLSVTAAMAQPKKPHLAVYKFFDEQYRPGGYDYSYGGTSKGVTITKSGGYKSKAALNIKLDPKEYSGASICLYNEFFDLNKYMLDSKVEFMIKGKHGGEAVKVGLLDEEVSDGKKTQVVLPMNKYIEGGAVTTDWKKVSIPLVDFPDRGLYWDNTRKSEFPSRIDWDKIAEIRFSIDKSAASEFEVWVDNIEIVKGNKKAAPKKQVVYWDENNDVIDGPKNPEKLDGKAKTLATFYDNQVKGFSYSYGGLTAQREAQSKTPGNKNVLAMYIDNNDWSGVTYSLGEGKFIDLSKVRDKGGLYFWIKGKLGGEKLYVGILDNQGNDIKSQTKVGLNDWIKVSKDWQLAKIPLKRFTDKGKAWDANKQAEVAKDIKWDKIQEIRFSVGKGENQGEPGKPAPVTVFVDQITFTSNIDWIDPDLKWDSFKSNAPDYVISDFEGKYAKDKWEPSTGPKSQLKFKVENCSEFKGNCLNIEHYLLADWVDVVLDMKKNGRPAADRDWTKHWGIMFDVYSEKAWQSITVQIQDAGNEIFVSNVGAPKGKTTILVPFRTFGKFPYYQPPDAVENGLFDLKGVTALDFKPSGEGTAGGFKIDNIRLTNQREVKAKERPAVIKVLVKGEKEVLNPEISGGLFGINAALWDGDMLDNKNFKVQTREFAKRVNHGIIRYPGGLRADDDHWKEILDNHDWMVDTDEFLEWLKKTGSNAMFTVNFGSGTEKEAADWVKHTNVDKKAGILYWEIGNEIYGNWHPYYEKYGKDGGTIYGKRARKFIEAMKKVDPTIKVAVLGVLEGDWNDKVLAETGDIADGLIVHHYPQHFGEENDFAMLSAPQTLTAIYERLHKVVDKWTAKFNKSKKIELWLTEWNSVDFNPGPQTLSVENGLFVADYLGMLATENVDNAQYWDIHNDITPEGGDYGYLTRSGEECMNCPRPSYWAFQMASDALRGKLMKTTIKGDEDALLTAYLTVNGNKKQLLLVNKSPYSDFDIKLDIPGFKGKASVQTLDKSSEKLKEGWANDPSKKAKTVDISKGIKVGKRTLTLITLQ; from the coding sequence ATGATTAAGCAATCATTGAAAGTTGCCTCGCTCGCCGTCCTCGGCTTGAGCGTTACAGCTGCAATGGCTCAGCCGAAAAAGCCGCATCTGGCCGTTTACAAGTTCTTCGATGAACAGTATCGTCCGGGTGGATACGACTACTCTTACGGTGGCACGAGCAAGGGCGTTACCATCACTAAGTCTGGTGGTTACAAGTCCAAGGCCGCCCTCAACATCAAGTTGGACCCGAAGGAATACTCCGGTGCTTCCATCTGCCTTTACAACGAATTCTTCGACTTGAACAAGTACATGCTTGACTCCAAGGTCGAATTCATGATCAAGGGTAAGCATGGTGGCGAAGCCGTTAAGGTCGGTCTCCTCGACGAAGAAGTTTCTGACGGCAAGAAGACTCAGGTTGTGCTTCCGATGAACAAGTACATCGAAGGCGGCGCCGTAACGACGGATTGGAAGAAGGTTTCCATTCCTCTCGTGGACTTCCCGGACCGTGGTCTCTACTGGGACAACACCCGCAAGTCCGAATTCCCGTCTCGTATCGACTGGGACAAGATTGCTGAAATCCGTTTCTCCATTGACAAGAGCGCTGCAAGCGAATTCGAAGTCTGGGTAGATAACATCGAAATCGTGAAGGGCAACAAGAAGGCTGCCCCGAAGAAGCAGGTGGTCTACTGGGATGAAAACAACGACGTCATCGACGGTCCGAAGAACCCGGAAAAGCTCGATGGCAAGGCTAAGACTCTCGCTACGTTCTATGACAACCAGGTCAAGGGTTTCTCTTACAGCTACGGTGGTCTCACCGCTCAGCGTGAAGCTCAGTCCAAGACTCCGGGCAACAAGAACGTGCTCGCCATGTACATCGATAACAACGACTGGTCTGGCGTGACCTACTCTCTCGGTGAAGGCAAGTTCATTGACCTCTCCAAGGTTCGCGACAAGGGCGGTCTCTACTTCTGGATCAAGGGTAAGCTCGGCGGCGAAAAGCTCTACGTCGGTATCCTCGACAACCAGGGCAACGACATCAAGAGCCAAACCAAGGTCGGCCTCAACGACTGGATCAAGGTCTCCAAGGATTGGCAACTCGCCAAGATTCCTCTCAAGCGCTTCACCGACAAGGGTAAGGCTTGGGACGCTAACAAGCAGGCTGAAGTTGCTAAGGACATCAAGTGGGACAAGATTCAGGAAATCCGCTTCTCCGTTGGCAAGGGTGAAAACCAGGGCGAACCGGGCAAGCCGGCTCCTGTGACGGTCTTCGTTGACCAGATCACCTTCACGTCCAACATCGACTGGATTGACCCGGATCTCAAGTGGGATTCCTTCAAGTCCAACGCTCCGGACTACGTGATTTCCGACTTCGAAGGCAAGTATGCCAAGGACAAGTGGGAACCGTCTACCGGTCCGAAGTCTCAGCTCAAGTTCAAGGTTGAAAACTGCTCCGAATTCAAGGGCAACTGCTTGAATATCGAACACTACCTCCTTGCTGACTGGGTTGACGTCGTGCTCGACATGAAGAAGAATGGCCGTCCGGCTGCTGACCGCGACTGGACCAAGCACTGGGGCATCATGTTCGACGTGTACTCCGAAAAGGCTTGGCAGTCCATCACCGTGCAGATCCAGGATGCTGGCAACGAAATCTTCGTTTCCAACGTCGGTGCTCCTAAGGGCAAGACGACCATCCTCGTTCCGTTCCGCACCTTCGGCAAGTTCCCGTATTATCAACCGCCTGACGCTGTTGAAAACGGCCTCTTCGACCTCAAGGGTGTAACCGCTCTCGACTTCAAGCCGAGTGGTGAAGGTACTGCAGGTGGCTTCAAGATTGACAACATCCGCTTGACCAACCAGCGCGAAGTCAAGGCTAAGGAACGTCCGGCTGTCATCAAGGTCTTGGTGAAGGGCGAAAAGGAAGTCCTCAACCCGGAAATCTCTGGTGGCTTGTTCGGTATCAACGCTGCCCTCTGGGACGGCGACATGCTCGACAACAAGAACTTCAAGGTTCAGACTCGCGAATTTGCTAAGCGCGTCAACCACGGCATTATCCGTTACCCGGGTGGTCTCCGTGCTGATGACGACCACTGGAAGGAAATCCTCGACAACCACGACTGGATGGTCGACACTGACGAATTCCTCGAATGGTTGAAGAAGACTGGCTCTAATGCTATGTTCACTGTGAACTTCGGTTCCGGCACTGAAAAGGAAGCCGCTGACTGGGTCAAGCACACGAACGTTGACAAGAAGGCCGGCATCCTCTACTGGGAAATCGGTAACGAAATCTACGGTAACTGGCATCCGTATTACGAAAAGTACGGTAAGGACGGCGGTACCATCTATGGTAAGCGCGCTCGTAAGTTCATCGAAGCCATGAAGAAAGTTGACCCGACCATCAAGGTGGCTGTGCTCGGCGTTCTCGAAGGCGACTGGAACGACAAGGTTCTTGCTGAAACGGGTGACATCGCTGACGGTCTTATCGTTCACCACTACCCGCAGCACTTCGGCGAAGAAAATGACTTCGCTATGCTCTCTGCTCCGCAGACCCTCACCGCAATCTACGAACGTTTGCACAAGGTCGTGGACAAGTGGACTGCTAAGTTCAACAAGAGCAAGAAGATTGAACTCTGGCTCACCGAATGGAACTCTGTTGACTTCAACCCGGGCCCGCAGACCTTGTCTGTCGAAAACGGCTTGTTCGTCGCAGACTACCTCGGTATGCTCGCTACTGAAAACGTCGACAACGCTCAGTACTGGGATATCCACAACGATATCACTCCGGAAGGCGGTGACTACGGTTACTTGACCCGTTCTGGTGAAGAATGCATGAACTGCCCGCGTCCGAGCTACTGGGCATTCCAGATGGCTTCCGATGCTCTCCGTGGCAAGCTCATGAAGACCACCATCAAGGGTGACGAAGACGCTCTCCTGACCGCTTACTTGACTGTAAACGGCAACAAGAAGCAGCTCCTCCTCGTGAACAAGAGCCCGTACAGCGACTTCGATATCAAGCTCGACATCCCGGGCTTCAAGGGCAAGGCTTCTGTCCAAACTCTCGACAAGAGCTCCGAAAAGCTCAAAGAAGGCTGGGCAAACGACCCGTCCAAGAAGGCTAAGACAGTCGATATCTCTAAGGGTATCAAGGTCGGCAAGCGCACTCTTACTCTCATCACTTTGCAGTAA
- a CDS encoding tyrosine recombinase — MSFNSNRLDAFLSHLGVERNLSPVTIQSYQEDLRHFIAWLDENGIDLKDLKPEKLDEFLTLTAGQEEYSPTSVARHFSSLRGFLKYMQNQGEYDYSTESMLATPKLGHYLPQYLTREEIDSVFESAANGKNPLRDTALIELMYSGGLRISEALGIKLSQIDLENEWLMPIGKGNKQRLVPLGSKAKENLRAWIEEGRPLTHPATDNIILNAHGKPMSRMGAWKIVQLHTMHLSKQVSPHTFRHSFATHCLEAGMDLRVLQELLGHADISTTQIYTHVDKDFIKQEHRSFHPREMGGHS; from the coding sequence ATGAGCTTTAATTCCAATCGTCTAGATGCTTTTCTTTCGCACCTCGGGGTAGAACGTAATCTTTCCCCGGTGACGATCCAGAGCTATCAGGAAGATTTGAGGCATTTTATTGCCTGGCTGGACGAGAACGGAATTGACCTCAAGGACTTGAAACCCGAAAAACTGGACGAATTTTTGACGCTTACGGCGGGGCAGGAAGAATATTCCCCGACATCGGTGGCGAGGCATTTTTCGAGTCTGCGTGGGTTCCTCAAGTACATGCAGAATCAGGGCGAGTACGACTACAGCACGGAATCGATGCTTGCGACTCCGAAGCTTGGCCATTACCTGCCGCAGTACCTGACCCGCGAAGAAATCGACAGCGTTTTTGAGAGTGCCGCGAACGGCAAGAATCCGCTGCGCGATACGGCCTTGATCGAGCTCATGTATAGCGGAGGATTGCGCATTTCTGAAGCGCTCGGCATCAAGCTTTCGCAAATTGACCTTGAAAATGAATGGCTTATGCCGATTGGCAAGGGCAATAAGCAGCGCCTTGTACCGCTCGGGAGCAAGGCTAAGGAAAATCTTCGCGCATGGATTGAAGAAGGGCGACCGCTGACGCACCCCGCAACGGATAATATCATCTTGAATGCGCATGGAAAGCCTATGAGCCGCATGGGGGCATGGAAAATTGTGCAATTGCATACGATGCACTTGAGCAAACAGGTCTCGCCGCATACGTTCCGCCATAGTTTTGCCACGCATTGCCTTGAAGCGGGTATGGACTTGCGCGTTTTGCAGGAACTGCTCGGTCATGCCGATATCAGTACCACGCAGATTTACACGCACGTCGATAAAGATTTCATCAAGCAAGAACACCGCTCGTTCCATCCGAGGGAGATGGGCGGGCACTCCTAA